One genomic region from bacterium encodes:
- a CDS encoding RpiB/LacA/LacB family sugar-phosphate isomerase — MDIFIGADHRGFTLKAKLVAWLASQGHTVHDVGAEQYREDDDFPQYAAAVARAVAEQREALGVAICGSGGGASIAANKIVGARAVVVQSPELAEYARREDDVNVLALAADFTTFADARAITRAFIATPFDPVERHVRRLEQVAALER; from the coding sequence ATGGATATCTTCATTGGCGCGGATCATCGCGGGTTCACGCTCAAGGCGAAGCTCGTCGCGTGGTTGGCATCACAGGGCCACACGGTGCACGATGTTGGCGCGGAGCAGTATCGGGAGGACGACGACTTCCCGCAGTACGCGGCTGCAGTTGCGCGTGCGGTTGCGGAGCAGCGCGAGGCACTCGGCGTGGCGATCTGCGGCTCCGGCGGAGGCGCGAGCATCGCCGCGAACAAGATCGTCGGCGCGCGCGCGGTGGTGGTGCAGTCGCCGGAGCTCGCCGAGTACGCGCGTCGCGAAGATGACGTGAATGTGCTCGCGCTCGCAGCGGACTTTACGACGTTTGCGGACGCGCGCGCCATCACCCGCGCGTTCATTGCGACGCCATTTGATCCTGTCGAGCGTCACGTGCGTCGCCTCGAGCAGGTGGCGGCACTCGAGCGATAA
- a CDS encoding ribulose-phosphate 3-epimerase, producing the protein MRLEVVPAILVKREAEFRAKLRIAERLAPLVQIDVMDGKFVPNKTWAVPKVIAQWRTPARFEVHLMVREPFQAVAAWGALARVQRIIVHAEATERLAELLADVHLTGKEVGLAINPKTALREVSPAIAHVDMVLVMANAPGFSGRPFRSATLTRIARLRRQYPALPIGVDSGVNVDTAPRLRAAGATHIAATSAIFDADDPARAYRALRRAFLAG; encoded by the coding sequence ATGCGCCTCGAAGTTGTCCCGGCCATCCTCGTGAAGCGCGAAGCGGAGTTCCGCGCGAAGCTGCGCATCGCTGAGCGGCTCGCGCCACTCGTGCAGATTGATGTCATGGACGGGAAATTTGTTCCAAACAAGACGTGGGCCGTACCAAAGGTCATCGCCCAGTGGCGGACACCCGCGCGGTTTGAGGTGCACCTCATGGTGCGTGAGCCGTTCCAGGCCGTTGCGGCGTGGGGCGCACTCGCGCGCGTCCAGCGCATCATCGTTCACGCAGAGGCGACTGAGCGGCTCGCGGAGCTCCTCGCGGATGTGCACCTCACCGGCAAGGAGGTGGGCCTCGCGATCAACCCAAAGACGGCGCTGCGCGAGGTCTCGCCCGCGATCGCCCACGTGGACATGGTTCTCGTCATGGCGAACGCGCCCGGGTTCTCGGGGCGACCGTTCCGCTCCGCGACGCTCACGCGCATTGCGCGCCTCCGGCGGCAGTACCCCGCGCTCCCTATCGGCGTGGACAGCGGGGTGAACGTGGACACCGCGCCACGACTCCGTGCAGCCGGTGCGACGCACATCGCCGCGACGAGCGCAATCTTCGACGCCGACGACCCCGCGCGGGCGTACCGCGCACTGCGGCGGGCGTTTCTTGCGGGTTGA
- a CDS encoding cupredoxin domain-containing protein: MYRTRVLLLGIAVGVLLMGAGCGARDAAPTAPAPAPTFIEPELPPLPDASSAPIAPPTPADAVPTTPLPLPVEQPGNATAPPRAVDAPPLPLPPEAEAPAPRTIAITAKQWEFVPSTIRLTRGEPVVLEVTSIDVDHGFSAPDLGINEHLSPGGIARIAITPQKIGTFPMSCNIFCGAGHGTMRGSIVVE, translated from the coding sequence ATGTACCGTACCCGTGTTCTCCTCCTCGGCATCGCGGTTGGCGTCCTGCTCATGGGTGCCGGATGTGGCGCGCGCGACGCGGCGCCGACGGCCCCCGCTCCCGCGCCGACGTTTATCGAGCCCGAGCTGCCGCCGCTGCCCGATGCATCCTCTGCACCGATTGCGCCGCCGACACCCGCCGACGCGGTGCCGACCACGCCGCTCCCGCTCCCCGTGGAGCAGCCAGGGAACGCCACCGCACCGCCGCGCGCAGTGGATGCGCCCCCGCTCCCGCTTCCGCCGGAAGCGGAGGCACCAGCCCCGCGCACCATCGCGATCACCGCGAAGCAGTGGGAATTTGTTCCGAGCACCATCCGCCTCACACGCGGCGAGCCCGTGGTGCTCGAGGTGACGAGCATTGACGTGGACCACGGGTTCTCTGCGCCCGACCTTGGTATCAACGAGCACCTGAGCCCGGGCGGCATCGCGCGCATCGCGATCACTCCACAAAAAATCGGCACGTTTCCCATGAGCTGCAACATTTTTTGTGGTGCCGGACACGGCACCATGCGCGGATCCATTGTTGTGGAGTGA
- a CDS encoding transketolase, producing the protein MTIKQLERTANAIRQDVIRMLVAAGSGHSAGPLGMADVFTALYFAVLNHDPKHPDDPHRDRLFLSNGHICPVWYATLAHAGYLSKREMRTTLRTLGSRLQGHPHKHALPPIENPSGPLGQGLSQAVGYAYAARMDGVKFQTYCILSDGEQEEGQTWEAIMFAGKQKLAALTAIMDRNNIQIDGATEDIMPLEPLRAKYEAFNWHVIEVDGHNIEGIIDACNLAKAVVEKPVLILAHTIPGKGVDFMEYDFVWHGKPPNSDEARRALHDLRTLRGKIVGEHE; encoded by the coding sequence ATGACGATCAAACAGCTCGAGCGGACCGCGAACGCGATACGGCAGGATGTCATCCGCATGCTCGTTGCGGCCGGATCGGGGCACTCTGCTGGCCCACTCGGCATGGCGGATGTGTTCACCGCGCTCTACTTCGCGGTGCTCAACCACGATCCGAAGCATCCAGACGACCCGCACCGCGATCGCCTCTTCCTCTCGAACGGTCACATCTGCCCCGTGTGGTACGCGACGCTCGCGCACGCGGGCTACCTCTCGAAGCGCGAGATGCGGACGACGCTCCGCACGCTCGGCTCACGGCTCCAGGGTCACCCGCATAAGCACGCGCTCCCGCCGATCGAGAATCCCTCCGGCCCGCTCGGCCAGGGGCTCTCCCAAGCCGTGGGCTACGCGTACGCCGCGCGCATGGATGGCGTGAAGTTCCAGACGTACTGCATCCTCTCCGACGGCGAGCAGGAGGAGGGGCAGACGTGGGAGGCCATCATGTTCGCGGGCAAGCAGAAACTCGCCGCCCTCACCGCGATTATGGATCGCAACAATATCCAGATCGATGGTGCGACCGAGGACATCATGCCCCTCGAACCGCTCCGCGCGAAGTACGAAGCGTTCAACTGGCACGTCATCGAGGTGGACGGGCACAACATCGAGGGAATCATCGACGCGTGCAACCTCGCCAAGGCGGTCGTCGAGAAGCCCGTCCTCATCCTCGCGCACACCATCCCGGGCAAGGGCGTGGATTTCATGGAGTACGATTTCGTCTGGCACGGCAAGCCGCCGAACTCCGATGAAGCGCGGCGTGCGCTCCACGACCTCCGCACGCTCCGCGGGAAGATCGTGGGGGAACACGAATAG
- a CDS encoding transketolase C-terminal domain-containing protein, protein MLSKSLNPKLFFKNVEMVPTRNGYGEGLVEAGKRDRNVVVLCCDLTESTRSLAFAERFPERFVEVGVAEQNMTGLAAGMATYGKVPFTSSYAVFSPGRNWEQTRLAIAYGEANVKIAGAHAGISVGPDGATHQALEDIAIMRVLPGMVVLAPCDVYETRKAVLAAAEYRGPVYLRFTREATPVITTPRAPFAIGKAQVLRTGRDATIIAAGPLVFEALLAAEALAGNRVAITRLLERYPAIAKRVKSSSLHGHSMQRARQTTKWTPALIRDRLTRAGRMDVEVINCPTIKPLDYGTIVTSAKKTGRVVTVEEHQITGGLFGAIAELLARHHPTPITPIGMPNSFGESGKPMELLEKYGMTAPWIIDALM, encoded by the coding sequence ATGCTCTCGAAATCGCTCAACCCGAAGTTGTTCTTCAAGAACGTCGAGATGGTCCCAACCCGCAATGGGTACGGGGAGGGTTTGGTGGAGGCGGGGAAGCGCGACCGCAACGTCGTCGTGCTGTGTTGCGACCTCACGGAGTCCACGCGATCGCTCGCGTTCGCGGAGCGTTTCCCGGAGCGTTTTGTTGAGGTAGGTGTCGCCGAACAGAACATGACAGGGCTCGCTGCGGGCATGGCGACCTATGGCAAGGTGCCATTCACGTCATCCTACGCGGTGTTCTCGCCCGGGCGCAACTGGGAGCAGACGCGCCTCGCCATCGCGTACGGTGAGGCGAACGTGAAGATCGCGGGTGCGCATGCGGGTATCAGCGTGGGGCCGGACGGTGCCACGCACCAGGCGCTCGAGGACATCGCGATCATGCGCGTGCTCCCGGGCATGGTCGTGCTCGCGCCGTGCGACGTGTACGAGACGCGGAAGGCGGTCCTCGCAGCCGCGGAATACCGTGGGCCGGTCTACCTGCGCTTCACGCGGGAGGCGACGCCGGTCATCACGACGCCGCGCGCGCCGTTCGCCATCGGCAAGGCGCAGGTGCTCCGCACGGGGCGCGACGCGACGATCATCGCCGCGGGCCCGCTCGTCTTTGAGGCACTCCTCGCCGCAGAGGCACTCGCAGGAAACCGCGTGGCGATCACGCGGCTCCTCGAACGCTACCCCGCGATCGCGAAGCGCGTGAAGTCCTCGTCCCTCCACGGCCACTCGATGCAGCGCGCGCGACAGACGACGAAGTGGACGCCCGCGCTCATCCGCGACCGCCTCACCCGCGCCGGCCGCATGGACGTGGAGGTCATCAACTGCCCCACGATCAAACCGCTCGACTACGGCACGATCGTCACGAGCGCAAAGAAGACCGGCCGCGTTGTCACCGTGGAGGAGCACCAAATCACCGGAGGCCTCTTTGGTGCGATCGCCGAGCTCCTCGCCCGCCACCACCCCACCCCCATCACCCCCATCGGCATGCCGAACAGTTTTGGCGAGAGTGGCAAACCCATGGAACTGTTGGAGAAGTACGGGATGACGGCTCCGTGGATCATTGATGCACTCATGTAG
- a CDS encoding PfkB family carbohydrate kinase produces MYDLITIGDVKLDTFIVLDDASLQCSLKEEDGCKLCIAYGAKIPVQDFEPQIAGSAANVAVALARLRRKTAIYSIVGHDPTGTLAFERMREEGVDTKFLKKTQARSSRSSYSVVITYKGDRTILGVLHPRRYRLPSKLGATRWLYLSEMGEDFAPLYRDVVALAKRRGVKIGFNPGSYQLRAGARALKQLLRVTTVLFVNMEEGHELLGEKNGRDIRHLVTALWKLGPAAVVVTDGAEGAYAFDGGEVWHVPAFPATVKERTGAGDSLASGVVGALLSEKSIAEALRWGAANAASAVEEIGPQHGLLTRAKMARALKQHAKITAVAM; encoded by the coding sequence ATGTACGACCTCATCACCATTGGCGATGTCAAGCTCGATACGTTCATCGTGCTCGACGACGCGTCGCTCCAGTGCTCGCTCAAGGAGGAGGACGGGTGCAAGCTGTGCATCGCGTACGGCGCGAAGATTCCCGTGCAGGATTTCGAGCCGCAGATCGCGGGGTCGGCGGCGAACGTCGCTGTCGCGCTCGCGCGGTTGCGGCGGAAGACCGCGATCTACTCCATCGTTGGGCACGACCCCACGGGCACGCTCGCGTTCGAGCGCATGCGGGAGGAGGGCGTTGACACAAAGTTCCTCAAGAAGACGCAGGCGCGCTCCAGTCGGTCGAGCTACTCGGTCGTCATCACGTACAAGGGCGACCGCACGATTCTCGGCGTGCTCCACCCGCGCCGGTATCGGCTGCCGTCGAAGCTCGGCGCCACGCGGTGGCTCTACCTCTCGGAGATGGGTGAGGATTTCGCGCCGCTCTATCGCGATGTCGTTGCGCTCGCGAAGCGGCGAGGGGTCAAGATCGGGTTCAACCCAGGGTCGTACCAGCTCCGCGCCGGCGCGCGTGCGCTCAAGCAGCTTCTCCGCGTGACGACGGTGCTGTTCGTGAACATGGAGGAGGGGCACGAGCTCCTCGGCGAGAAGAATGGGCGTGATATCCGGCACCTCGTGACGGCACTCTGGAAGCTCGGGCCGGCAGCCGTAGTCGTCACGGACGGAGCGGAGGGCGCGTACGCGTTTGATGGCGGTGAGGTCTGGCACGTACCTGCATTTCCTGCGACAGTGAAGGAGCGTACTGGTGCCGGTGACAGTTTGGCGTCGGGGGTCGTGGGCGCACTCCTCAGTGAGAAGTCCATCGCAGAGGCCCTGCGCTGGGGTGCTGCAAACGCCGCGAGTGCCGTCGAGGAGATCGGTCCGCAGCACGGCCTCCTCACGAGAGCAAAGATGGCGCGCGCCCTCAAGCAACACGCGAAAATCACCGCGGTAGCGATGTAG
- a CDS encoding class II fructose-bisphosphate aldolase, protein MLAKNPVQLLQKALRGGYAIGAFNVNNLELLQGIIRGAVAQRAPVILQTSEGAIAYAGMEELLAMMRVAAARVRVPVVLHLDHGKDIDIIRAAIKAGYTSVMYDGSSLPYDENVRNTMRVVRWAHDAGVVVEAELGAIAGTEDAVSVADREATYTIPEQALDFVERTGCDSLAVAIGTAHGVRKSPTVNQQSAIVLDIARLKRIHALLPKVPLVLHGASSVPESLVGETEMYCALLGDCQRLEGAQGIPDEQVRQAIGNGVCKINTDTDLRIAFTSAVRETLIEHKQLYDPRELLGPARDSVQRIVEQRIVMFGSAGRA, encoded by the coding sequence ATGCTCGCAAAAAATCCCGTGCAGCTCCTCCAGAAAGCCCTCCGCGGCGGATACGCCATCGGTGCATTCAACGTGAACAACCTCGAGCTGCTCCAGGGCATCATCCGCGGAGCGGTGGCGCAGCGCGCACCGGTGATCCTCCAGACGAGCGAGGGGGCGATCGCGTATGCGGGCATGGAAGAGCTCCTCGCGATGATGCGCGTTGCAGCGGCGCGGGTTCGCGTGCCGGTTGTTTTGCACCTCGACCACGGAAAGGACATCGACATCATCCGCGCGGCGATCAAAGCCGGATACACGAGTGTCATGTACGATGGCTCGTCGCTTCCATACGATGAAAATGTTCGCAATACGATGCGGGTCGTGCGGTGGGCGCACGATGCGGGTGTTGTTGTGGAGGCGGAGCTCGGAGCGATTGCCGGAACGGAGGATGCGGTATCGGTTGCGGATCGCGAAGCGACGTACACGATTCCGGAGCAAGCGCTCGACTTCGTTGAACGCACCGGGTGTGACAGTTTGGCGGTCGCCATCGGCACCGCGCATGGGGTCCGCAAATCGCCAACCGTCAATCAGCAATCAGCAATTGTCTTGGATATTGCGCGCCTCAAGCGCATCCATGCGCTCCTCCCGAAAGTCCCGCTCGTGCTCCACGGGGCCTCGTCGGTTCCGGAGTCGCTCGTCGGCGAGACGGAGATGTACTGCGCGCTTCTCGGTGACTGCCAGCGCCTGGAAGGTGCGCAGGGCATACCGGATGAGCAGGTGCGGCAGGCGATTGGGAACGGCGTCTGCAAGATCAACACGGATACCGATCTCCGCATCGCGTTTACGTCTGCGGTACGCGAGACGCTCATCGAGCACAAGCAGCTCTACGACCCGCGGGAGCTCCTCGGCCCGGCGCGCGATTCCGTCCAGCGCATCGTCGAGCAGCGCATCGTCATGTTCGGGAGCGCCGGCAGGGCGTAG
- a CDS encoding carbohydrate kinase family protein produces the protein MFDVVTIGAATRDVFLRSGAWEVREDATSPTGLEQCLPLGAKIEIAAPIFTTGGGAMNAAVTFAQLGGLRTATVCRVGDDAGAAEVRGALQEHGVDTRLLQRDGKRSTAYAVILLSGTGQRTILVHRGASSAIAVRDIAWSHLRARWISLSSLGGDLALARRVLRHAREHGIAVAWNPGSGELAAGTAKLLPLLRDVTVFNVNREEAMRLLSSPSTEHAEVTLARLCAATNVGAIGDARYVLMTDGARGAYACVGGSTWFASARKVKAVNTTGAGDAFGSGFTTGLALGWDAPTALRLGMTNAESVIQHMGAQRGILKKLPAKVTLAKYRIAQLAIPRP, from the coding sequence ATGTTTGATGTCGTGACAATCGGTGCGGCAACACGTGATGTATTCCTGCGCTCCGGCGCGTGGGAGGTGCGCGAGGATGCCACATCTCCCACGGGTCTCGAGCAGTGCTTGCCGCTCGGCGCGAAGATTGAGATTGCGGCGCCGATCTTCACGACCGGCGGTGGCGCAATGAACGCCGCGGTGACGTTCGCGCAGCTCGGCGGGCTGCGGACCGCCACGGTGTGCCGTGTGGGTGACGATGCCGGTGCTGCGGAAGTGCGTGGGGCATTGCAGGAGCATGGCGTGGACACGCGATTGCTTCAGCGCGATGGGAAGCGCAGCACCGCGTACGCGGTCATCCTCCTCTCCGGCACCGGCCAGCGCACCATCCTCGTCCATCGCGGAGCGTCGAGTGCCATCGCGGTGCGCGACATCGCGTGGTCGCACCTCCGGGCACGCTGGATCTCCCTCTCCTCGCTCGGCGGCGATCTCGCGCTCGCGCGGCGAGTGCTCCGCCACGCACGCGAGCACGGCATCGCCGTTGCGTGGAACCCGGGCAGCGGTGAACTCGCCGCGGGCACCGCGAAGCTCCTCCCGCTCCTGCGAGATGTGACGGTGTTCAACGTGAACCGCGAGGAGGCGATGCGGCTGCTCTCCTCGCCGAGCACCGAGCACGCGGAGGTGACGCTCGCGCGGCTCTGCGCAGCGACGAACGTCGGCGCCATCGGCGATGCGCGCTACGTGCTCATGACCGACGGCGCACGTGGCGCATACGCCTGCGTCGGCGGGAGCACCTGGTTCGCGAGCGCGCGGAAGGTGAAGGCCGTGAACACCACCGGTGCCGGTGATGCATTCGGTTCCGGTTTCACCACCGGCCTCGCGCTGGGCTGGGACGCGCCCACCGCGCTCCGCCTCGGCATGACGAACGCCGAGAGCGTCATTCAGCACATGGGCGCGCAGCGCGGCATCCTCAAGAAGCTCCCCGCGAAGGTCACACTCGCGAAGTACCGCATCGCGCAGCTCGCAATACCGAGACCGTAG
- a CDS encoding D-glycerate dehydrogenase has product MTIYVTRNIPDEGLALLRAKRHEVIVNPMDRALRKQELIAALKEHQPDALLCLLTDTIDGSVLDAGAPNLKVVANYAVGTDNIDLDAAKQRGIPVTHTPGVLTDAVAEHTVALLFALLRHIPAADNYAKAGRYKGWDPFLFLGPQIKGKTLGIVGLGRIGFAVAKRCVTGMGMRVLYSDPKTSPEFEREFGGEFRALDDLLRESDVVSLHVPLLPQTHHLLNEERIAKMKPTAYLINTSRGPIVDEEALIDALVMRQLAGAALDVFECEPSIACLAEDHLKLKAMPNVILTPHIASATLEARQAMSRMAAESILSVFAGEEPPHRAR; this is encoded by the coding sequence ATGACCATCTACGTCACCCGCAACATCCCCGATGAAGGCCTCGCGCTCCTCCGCGCCAAGCGGCACGAGGTCATCGTGAATCCGATGGATCGCGCGCTCCGGAAGCAGGAGCTCATCGCCGCGCTCAAGGAACACCAGCCCGACGCGCTCCTCTGCCTCCTCACGGACACGATCGATGGCAGCGTGCTCGATGCGGGCGCACCAAACCTCAAAGTAGTGGCGAACTACGCAGTGGGCACCGACAACATTGATCTCGACGCAGCGAAGCAGCGCGGTATTCCCGTGACCCACACGCCGGGCGTCCTCACCGATGCGGTCGCCGAGCACACCGTCGCGCTCCTCTTTGCGCTCCTGCGGCACATTCCCGCCGCGGACAACTACGCGAAGGCCGGCCGCTACAAGGGGTGGGACCCGTTCCTCTTCCTCGGCCCGCAGATCAAGGGGAAGACGCTCGGCATCGTCGGGCTCGGCCGCATCGGTTTCGCCGTGGCGAAGCGTTGTGTGACGGGCATGGGCATGCGTGTCCTCTACAGCGACCCCAAGACGAGTCCGGAGTTCGAGCGCGAGTTTGGCGGTGAATTCCGCGCGCTCGATGACCTCCTCCGCGAGTCCGATGTCGTCTCCCTCCACGTCCCCCTTCTCCCGCAGACCCACCACCTCCTCAACGAGGAGCGCATCGCAAAGATGAAGCCGACCGCGTACCTCATCAACACGTCGCGCGGCCCCATCGTGGACGAGGAAGCACTCATTGATGCGCTCGTCATGCGACAGCTCGCCGGTGCCGCGCTCGATGTCTTCGAGTGCGAACCATCCATCGCCTGTCTCGCCGAGGACCACCTCAAGCTCAAGGCCATGCCGAACGTCATCCTCACCCCCCACATCGCGTCCGCCACCCTCGAAGCCCGCCAGGCAATGTCCCGCATGGCCGCCGAGAGCATTCTTTCGGTGTTCGCCGGCGAGGAGCCCCCGCACCGCGCGCGGTGA